In the Hordeum vulgare subsp. vulgare chromosome 7H, MorexV3_pseudomolecules_assembly, whole genome shotgun sequence genome, one interval contains:
- the LOC123411544 gene encoding probable transcription factor GLK1, whose protein sequence is MLAVSSARCLAADADEQRAEAAPMETVGGAAVVADLDIDFDFTVDDIDFGDFFLRLEDGDALPDLEVDPADIFTDLEAAAAGVQELQDQQVPCAFLAAVEDVGSVSSAGGVVGVENTAFGEEGRLGDEKRGCNQAEVGENMSGGDRPIVPDAKSPSSTTSSSTEAESRHKSSGKSSHGKKKAKVDWTPELHRRFVQAVEQLGIDKAVPSRILEIMGINSLTRHNIASHLQKYRSHRKHMMAREAEAASWTQRRQMYAAGGPAAAVKRQDSNMWTVPTIGFAPPHPPAPPPPAAMQHYARPLHVWGHPTMDSPRMPMWPRHPMPRAPMPAWAPPPPPPSDPAFWHHPYMRGPAAYMPTHGTPCMAMPMAPKFPAPPVPVAMPCPVYAPPSPSPALASKSQQDSQLQLQSQPSNESIDAAIGDVLSKPWLPLPLGLKPPSLGSVMGELERQGVANVPQACG, encoded by the exons ATGCTTGCCGTGTCCTCCGCGAGGTGCCTGGCCGCCGACGCGGACGAGCAGCGTGCCGAGGCCGCGCCCATGGAGACGGTCGGGGGCGCAGCGGTGGTGGCCGACCTGGACATAGACTTCGACTTCACCGTCGATGACATAGACTTCGGGGACTTCTTCCTCAGGCTAGAGGACGGCGACGCGCTGCCGGACCTCGAGGTCGACCCCGCCGACATCTTCACCGATCTCGAGGCGGCGGCCGCGGGCGTACAGGAGTTGCAGGACCAGCAGGTGCCGTGCGCCTTCTTGGCGGCCGTGGAGGACGTGGGTTCGGTCAGTTCCGCCGGTGGTGTCGTCGGCGTAGAGAACACGGCGTTCGGTGAGGAAGGACGACTAGGAGACGAGAAGCGAGGGTGCAATCAAGCCGAGGTGGGCGAAAACATGAGCGGCGGCGACCGCCCCATTGTGCCGGACGCAAAATCGCCGTCGTCAACAACGTCGTCGTCCACGGAGgctgagagccgccacaagtcgtCGGGCAAGAGCTCCCACGGGAAGAAGAAAGCCAAG GTGGACTGGACGCCGGAGTTGCACCGGAGGTTCGTGCAGGCCGTAGAGCAGCTCGGCATCGACAAGGCGGTGCCCTCTAGGATTCTGGAGATCATGGGGATCAACTCACTCACTCGGCACAACATAGCAAGCCATTTGCAG AAGTACCGGTCTCACCGTAAGCACATGATGGCgcgggaggcggaggcggcgagCTGGACGCAACGACGGCAGATGTACGCCGCCGGCGGACCGGCCGCGGCCGTGAAGAGGCAGGACTCGAACATGTGGACCGTGCCAACCATAGGCTTCGCGCCGCCGCACCCTcctgcacctcctcctccggcaGCCATGCAGCACTACGCCCGGCCGTTGCACGTCTGGGGTCACCCCACAATGGACTCGCCCCGGATGCCGATGTGGCCGAGGCACCCGATGCCCCGCGCCCCGATGCCGGCGTGggctcccccgccgccgccgccgtccgacCCGGCTTTCTGGCACCACCCTTACATGAGG GGGCCAGCAGCGTATATGCCGACCCATGGGACTCCTTGCATGGCAATGCCGATGGCACCG AAATTTCCTGCTCCACCTGTGCCGGTTGCCATGCCGTGCCCAGTCTATGCGCCCCCCTCTCCGTCGCCAGCGCTGGCGAGCAAGAGCCAACAAGATTCGCAGCTCCAGCTACAATCACAACCA TCAAATGAGAGCATAGACGCGGCCATTGGTGACGTTCTATCCAAACCGTGGCTGCCGCTGCCGCTTGGGCTGAAGCCCCCTTCGTTGGGCAGCGTCATGGGCGAGCTTGAACGGCAAGGCGTGGCCAATGTGCCGCAAGCCTGCGGGTGA
- the LOC123411545 gene encoding uncharacterized protein LOC123411545 → MAKPKGIRQWRGGGVLGVGDGRRGGTVALSAAASEKLCTHDPKTEVEAPAGAETEARASPSTSTTAGVRGGREAASRLCRSRPRAGVMTTPVGSRPCIGSGTTGCRAADTKASIGGAVAVCWWRRREPLYFPAPSRWSPRTP, encoded by the coding sequence ATGGCGAAGCCAAAGGGCATAAGGCAGTGGCGAGGCGGAGGCGTGTTGGGCGTCGGGGATGGCAGGCGCGGAGGCACGGTGGCGTTATCGGCCGCAGCGTCTGAGAAGTTGTGTACGCATGATCCGAAGACGGAGGTCGAGGCCCCGGCCGGAGCGGAGACGGAGGCGAGGGCGTCGCCCTCCACCTCAACAACCGCAGGGGTCAGAGGCGGCAGAGAAGCAGCCTCGCGGCTTTGTCGGTCACGTCCTCGTGCAGGGGTGATGACGACACCGGTCGGTTCAAGGCCCTGCATCGGCAGCGGCACCACGGGCTGCCGTGCAGCCGACACAAAGGCCAGCATCGGCGGCGCCGTGGCAGTGTGTTGGTGGCGGCGACGAGAGCCGCTGTACTTTCCTGCACCATCGCGTTGGAGTCCACGTACGCCATGA